Proteins from a genomic interval of Phenylobacterium sp. LH3H17:
- the gmk gene encoding guanylate kinase, with translation MSSDGDAKPWETQRRGLLLLVSSPAGAGKTSLSRRLVADHADMTLSISWTTRAARPGEEEGREYFFVDRAAFEAKIADGGFLEWAEVNGNLYGTPGAAVMEALLDGKDVLFDIDWQGAKQIAEKTPDDSVRVFILPPSWEDLSRRLHARAQDSEEVIAQRLLLGKEEIAHWGLYDYVIVNKSFDRAYADLGHIYRAERMKPGRNTWLPTFVEGLLRE, from the coding sequence ATGTCGAGTGACGGCGACGCCAAGCCCTGGGAGACCCAGCGCCGCGGCCTGCTGCTGCTGGTCTCCAGTCCGGCCGGCGCGGGCAAGACCTCGCTATCCCGGCGGCTGGTGGCCGATCACGCGGACATGACCCTGTCGATCTCCTGGACCACCCGCGCGGCCCGGCCGGGCGAGGAGGAGGGGCGGGAGTACTTCTTTGTCGACCGGGCGGCCTTCGAGGCCAAGATCGCCGACGGCGGGTTCCTGGAGTGGGCCGAGGTCAACGGCAACCTCTATGGCACGCCCGGCGCGGCGGTGATGGAGGCCCTGCTGGACGGCAAGGATGTCTTGTTCGACATCGATTGGCAGGGCGCAAAGCAGATCGCCGAGAAAACTCCCGACGACAGCGTCCGCGTCTTCATCCTGCCCCCCTCATGGGAGGACCTGTCGCGCCGGCTGCACGCCCGCGCCCAGGACAGCGAGGAGGTGATCGCCCAACGGCTCTTGCTCGGCAAGGAAGAGATCGCTCACTGGGGCCTCTATGACTACGTGATCGTGAATAAGAGTTTCGACCGGGCCTATGCGGATCTCGGCCACATCTACCGCGCCGAGCGCATGAAGCCCGGCCGCAACACCTGGCTGCCGACGTTCGTCGAGGGCCTTCTGCGCGAGTAG
- a CDS encoding YicC/YloC family endoribonuclease has protein sequence MPLNGMTGFGRAEGAAGDWSWSVEARSVNGRNLEVRFRGPPGFDTLERVARDGTQARFARGQVTIGVQAKRSEGGAQVRINLDQIERYLEAGAGLLAAGKAAPPSLDGLLALRGVVEAAETLDDPDAQAAIEAAMALSIGAALEGLAEARREEGFALVGVLITLVDRIELLVRHAGETAAGQPAAIKARFEARMIELLGEAAPVDRVVTEAAAMAVKADVREELDRLAGHIDGARALIAGEGPSGRRLDFLTQEFMREANTLCSKSALSALTSIGLDLKATIEQFREQVQNVE, from the coding sequence ATGCCGCTGAACGGAATGACCGGGTTCGGCCGGGCCGAGGGCGCGGCGGGCGACTGGAGTTGGTCGGTGGAGGCCCGCTCGGTCAACGGCCGCAACCTGGAGGTCCGGTTCCGCGGCCCGCCGGGCTTCGATACACTCGAACGCGTGGCGCGCGACGGGACACAGGCCCGCTTTGCTCGCGGCCAGGTCACCATCGGCGTGCAGGCCAAGCGCAGCGAGGGCGGCGCCCAGGTCCGGATCAATCTCGATCAGATCGAGCGCTATCTGGAGGCGGGCGCCGGCCTGCTGGCGGCCGGCAAGGCCGCCCCGCCCAGTCTGGACGGTCTGCTCGCCCTGCGCGGGGTGGTGGAAGCCGCCGAGACCCTGGACGATCCCGACGCCCAGGCCGCCATCGAGGCGGCCATGGCGCTCTCCATCGGGGCTGCCCTGGAAGGCCTGGCCGAGGCGCGGCGCGAGGAAGGGTTTGCCTTGGTCGGCGTGCTGATCACCCTGGTGGATCGCATCGAGCTCCTCGTCCGCCACGCGGGTGAGACGGCGGCCGGCCAGCCCGCCGCGATCAAGGCGCGCTTTGAGGCGCGGATGATCGAGCTGCTGGGCGAGGCCGCCCCGGTTGACCGGGTCGTCACCGAGGCCGCCGCCATGGCGGTGAAGGCCGACGTCCGCGAGGAACTGGACCGGCTGGCCGGCCATATCGACGGCGCACGGGCGCTGATCGCGGGAGAGGGCCCCTCGGGCCGCCGGTTGGACTTCCTGACCCAGGAATTCATGCGCGAGGCCAACACCCTCTGTTCGAAGTCGGCGCTGTCGGCCTTGACCAGTATCGGGCTGGATCTCAAGGCCACCATCGAGCAGTTCCGAGAGCAGGTGCAGAATGTCGAGTGA
- the mltG gene encoding endolytic transglycosylase MltG, which produces MSSRARRGGLSPARRLIIILASAAATLAAAVVLFLVWAVWSYQGPGPAAKSGEVTVVMLRKGAGVSEIAATLKRAGVVRSDAIFAAAAQITGAARSLKAGEYEFRTRASMASVLDDIRDGRIVVHQITVPEGMTSEAVVEALAAKSELTGVAPAPPEGSILPETYQFERGEDRAAVLKRMMDAREELLGLLWSKRQPGLPIATPDEAVTLASIVEKETGVASERPRVAAVFVNRLRAGMRLESDPTIIYGLTGGKPLGRGLRASELAQPNPYNTYQIDGLPPTPIANPGRAALAAVLDPPKSDALFFVADGTGGHVFAATYDEHLKNVDRWRAIERQREVEALKDRAQALKER; this is translated from the coding sequence GTGAGCTCGCGCGCACGTCGCGGCGGCCTGTCGCCCGCGCGACGCCTGATCATCATCCTCGCCAGCGCCGCGGCCACCCTGGCCGCAGCCGTGGTTCTGTTCCTGGTCTGGGCGGTCTGGTCCTACCAGGGTCCAGGCCCGGCGGCGAAGTCCGGCGAAGTTACCGTGGTCATGCTGCGCAAGGGCGCGGGAGTGTCCGAGATCGCCGCGACCCTGAAGCGCGCCGGCGTGGTGCGTTCGGACGCCATCTTCGCCGCGGCAGCTCAGATCACCGGCGCAGCGCGATCGCTGAAGGCTGGCGAGTACGAGTTCAGGACCCGCGCCTCCATGGCCAGCGTCCTCGACGATATCCGCGACGGTCGCATCGTGGTCCACCAGATCACCGTACCCGAGGGCATGACGTCCGAGGCCGTGGTCGAGGCCCTGGCCGCCAAGTCCGAGCTGACAGGTGTCGCCCCGGCTCCGCCGGAGGGTTCGATTCTTCCGGAGACATATCAATTCGAGCGCGGCGAGGACCGCGCCGCGGTGTTGAAGCGGATGATGGACGCCCGCGAGGAGTTGCTGGGCCTGCTGTGGTCCAAGCGCCAGCCGGGCCTGCCCATCGCCACGCCGGACGAGGCCGTGACGCTCGCCTCCATCGTCGAGAAGGAGACCGGCGTCGCCTCGGAGCGGCCGAGAGTGGCGGCGGTGTTCGTCAACCGGCTGCGCGCCGGCATGCGGCTGGAAAGCGATCCGACCATCATCTACGGCCTGACCGGCGGCAAGCCGCTGGGCCGGGGCCTGCGGGCCTCGGAATTGGCCCAGCCCAACCCCTACAACACCTACCAGATCGATGGCCTGCCCCCGACGCCGATCGCCAATCCCGGCCGGGCGGCGCTTGCCGCAGTGCTGGATCCGCCCAAGTCCGACGCCCTGTTCTTCGTCGCCGACGGCACCGGCGGTCACGTCTTCGCCGCCACCTACGATGAGCACCTGAAGAACGTCGATCGCTGGCGCGCCATCGAGCGCCAGCGCGAGGTCGAGGCGCTGAAGGACCGGGCCCAGGCCCTGAAGGAACGCTAG
- the fabF gene encoding beta-ketoacyl-ACP synthase II: protein MRRVVVTGIGLLTPLGQGVDVTWAAILAGKSGAGRITTFDPTEYACQVACEVPRVDGRGGGGADVAGSFDPDLTMAPKDQRRVDDFILYAMAAADEAVKDSGWVPETDDDKERTGVIIGSGIGGLGTIERTSVELFQKGPRRISPFFIPSALINLASGQVSIRYGFKGPNHSVVTACATGAHAVGDAARMIKYGDADVMVAGGAEAAICPVGVAGFIACRAMSTNFNATPEKASRPYDRDRDGFVMGEGAGVLVLEEYEHAKARGAKIYAEVLGYGLAGDAYHITAPAEDGDGGFRAMRAAIKDAGIDPSEIDYINAHGTSTPLGDEIELGAVTRILGDAAKTVTMSSTKSATGHLLGAAGAIEAIFSCLAIRDQIAPPTINLDSPSVVTEIDLVPNTAKPMAIEVVLSNSFGFGGTNASVVFKKVS from the coding sequence ATGCGTCGTGTCGTCGTCACCGGAATCGGTCTTTTGACCCCTCTCGGCCAGGGCGTCGACGTGACCTGGGCGGCGATCCTGGCCGGCAAGTCGGGCGCGGGGCGCATCACCACCTTCGATCCGACCGAATATGCCTGCCAGGTGGCCTGCGAAGTGCCGCGGGTGGACGGCCGGGGCGGCGGTGGGGCGGATGTGGCCGGCTCCTTCGATCCGGACCTGACCATGGCGCCCAAGGATCAGCGCCGGGTCGACGACTTCATCCTCTACGCCATGGCCGCGGCCGACGAGGCGGTGAAGGATTCGGGCTGGGTCCCGGAGACCGACGACGACAAGGAACGCACCGGGGTCATCATCGGCTCGGGGATCGGCGGCCTGGGCACTATCGAACGCACCTCCGTCGAGCTGTTCCAGAAGGGGCCGCGACGGATCAGCCCGTTCTTCATCCCCTCGGCCCTGATCAACCTGGCCTCGGGCCAGGTCTCGATCCGCTACGGCTTCAAGGGCCCTAACCACTCGGTGGTCACCGCCTGCGCCACCGGGGCCCACGCGGTCGGTGACGCCGCGCGGATGATCAAGTACGGCGACGCCGACGTGATGGTGGCCGGCGGGGCCGAGGCGGCGATCTGCCCGGTGGGCGTCGCGGGCTTCATCGCCTGCCGCGCCATGTCGACCAATTTCAACGCGACGCCCGAGAAGGCCAGCCGGCCCTATGACCGGGACCGCGATGGCTTCGTGATGGGCGAGGGCGCCGGCGTCCTGGTGCTGGAAGAGTACGAGCACGCCAAGGCCCGCGGGGCCAAGATCTACGCCGAGGTGCTGGGCTACGGCCTGGCCGGCGACGCCTACCACATCACTGCCCCAGCCGAGGACGGCGATGGCGGCTTCCGGGCGATGCGGGCGGCGATCAAGGACGCCGGCATCGACCCCTCCGAGATCGACTACATCAACGCCCACGGCACCTCCACGCCGCTGGGCGACGAGATCGAGCTGGGCGCCGTGACCCGGATTCTGGGAGACGCCGCCAAGACCGTGACCATGTCCTCCACCAAGTCGGCCACTGGCCACCTGCTGGGTGCGGCCGGAGCCATCGAGGCGATCTTCTCCTGCCTGGCCATCCGCGACCAGATCGCGCCGCCGACCATCAACCTGGACAGTCCGTCCGTGGTCACGGAAATCGACCTGGTTCCCAATACGGCCAAGCCGATGGCCATCGAGGTGGTGCTCTCCAACAGCTTCGGCTTTGGCGGCACCAACGCCTCGGTGGTGTTCAAGAAGGTCTCGTGA
- a CDS encoding acyl carrier protein, with protein MSDILERVRKIVIEHLDADPEKVTEKASFIDDLGADSLDNVELVMAFEEEFDIEIPDDAAEHIQTVGDAVKFIGERLGA; from the coding sequence ATGTCCGACATCCTCGAGCGCGTGCGCAAGATCGTCATCGAACACCTCGACGCCGATCCGGAGAAGGTCACCGAGAAGGCGAGCTTTATCGACGACCTGGGCGCTGACAGCCTCGACAACGTCGAACTCGTCATGGCCTTCGAAGAAGAGTTCGATATCGAAATTCCCGACGACGCGGCGGAGCATATCCAGACCGTCGGCGACGCGGTGAAGTTCATCGGTGAGCGCCTGGGCGCTTAA
- the fabG gene encoding 3-oxoacyl-[acyl-carrier-protein] reductase gives MFDLTGKTALVTGATGGIGGAIARALHASGAHVVLSGTREAVLGELAKELGERTSVAAANLADAESVDGLVARAEEAAGNGLDILVANAGITKDGLLMRMKDEDWESVLKINLESYFRLSRAAMRGMMKRRAGRIIGITSVVGVMGNPGQANYAASKAGMIGFSKALAQEVATRGITVNCVAPGFIESPMTDALTEAQKAQILGTIPAGRLGLGSDVAAACVYLASDEAGYMTGQTLHVNGGMAMI, from the coding sequence ATGTTCGATCTGACCGGAAAGACCGCCCTCGTCACCGGCGCCACGGGCGGCATCGGCGGCGCCATCGCCAGGGCGCTGCACGCCTCCGGCGCCCATGTGGTGCTGTCGGGCACCCGCGAGGCGGTGCTGGGCGAGTTGGCCAAGGAGCTGGGCGAGCGCACTTCGGTGGCCGCGGCCAACCTCGCCGACGCCGAATCGGTCGACGGCCTGGTCGCTCGCGCCGAGGAAGCCGCCGGAAACGGCCTCGACATCCTGGTGGCCAACGCCGGCATCACCAAGGACGGCCTGCTGATGCGGATGAAGGATGAGGACTGGGAGTCCGTCCTGAAGATCAATCTCGAAAGCTACTTCCGCCTCAGCCGTGCGGCCATGCGCGGCATGATGAAGCGCCGCGCCGGCCGGATCATCGGCATCACCTCGGTGGTGGGCGTGATGGGCAATCCGGGGCAGGCCAACTATGCCGCCTCGAAGGCCGGAATGATCGGCTTTTCCAAGGCCTTGGCCCAGGAAGTGGCCACGCGGGGCATCACCGTGAACTGTGTCGCCCCGGGCTTCATCGAAAGCCCGATGACCGACGCGCTGACCGAAGCCCAGAAGGCCCAGATCCTCGGGACGATTCCCGCCGGCCGTCTGGGCCTGGGAAGCGACGTGGCGGCGGCCTGCGTCTATCTGGCCAGCGACGAGGCCGGCTACATGACGGGCCAGACCCTGCACGTGAACGGCGGCATGGCCATGATCTGA
- the fabD gene encoding ACP S-malonyltransferase → MSLAFLFPGQGSQALGMGADLAEAFGSAREVFQEVDDALGQKLFKLMREGPEDQLTLTENAQPALMAVSMAVMRTLEREFSIGIEKAAFVAGHSLGEYSALAAAGAISLADTARLLKLRGQAMQRAVPVGEGAMASLIGPKSDVALAEAAAAAGSAVGVCVVANDNNNGNVVISGAKAAVDLAIEKAKELGARAIPLNVSAPFHCPLMQPAADEMAEALGRATILAPRAPLVANITARPTLDPEEIRRLLVDQVTGRVRWRESMLWLANEAGITRFAEAGSGKVLSGMAKRIAPDSEATPLNTPADLEAFAKSL, encoded by the coding sequence ATGAGCCTCGCCTTCCTATTTCCCGGCCAGGGCAGCCAGGCGCTCGGCATGGGCGCCGATCTGGCCGAGGCCTTCGGGTCGGCCCGCGAGGTGTTCCAGGAGGTCGACGACGCGCTCGGCCAGAAGCTGTTCAAGCTGATGCGCGAGGGTCCGGAGGACCAGCTGACCCTCACCGAGAACGCCCAGCCGGCCCTGATGGCGGTGTCCATGGCTGTGATGCGGACACTGGAGCGGGAGTTCTCCATCGGCATCGAGAAGGCCGCCTTCGTGGCCGGCCACAGCCTCGGCGAGTATTCGGCGCTCGCCGCCGCCGGAGCGATCAGCCTGGCCGACACCGCGCGCCTGCTGAAGCTGCGCGGCCAGGCCATGCAGCGCGCCGTGCCGGTGGGCGAGGGGGCCATGGCCTCGCTGATCGGGCCGAAGTCGGACGTGGCCCTGGCTGAGGCCGCCGCCGCGGCCGGCTCGGCCGTCGGCGTCTGCGTCGTGGCCAACGACAACAACAACGGCAATGTGGTGATCTCCGGCGCCAAGGCCGCCGTGGACCTGGCCATCGAGAAGGCCAAGGAGCTGGGCGCCCGCGCCATTCCGCTGAACGTCTCGGCCCCCTTCCACTGCCCGCTGATGCAGCCGGCCGCCGACGAGATGGCCGAGGCCCTGGGCCGCGCCACCATCCTGGCGCCGCGCGCGCCGCTGGTGGCCAATATCACTGCACGGCCGACCCTCGACCCGGAGGAGATCCGCCGCCTGCTGGTGGACCAGGTCACCGGCCGGGTGCGCTGGCGCGAGAGCATGCTCTGGCTGGCCAATGAAGCCGGGATCACCCGTTTCGCAGAAGCTGGATCGGGTAAGGTGCTGTCGGGCATGGCGAAGCGGATCGCCCCTGACTCCGAAGCCACGCCGCTGAACACCCCCGCCGACCTCGAAGCCTTCGCGAAGAGCCTCTGA
- a CDS encoding zinc-binding dehydrogenase — MRAVIRRNKALVCDEIEDLKPDTGQVLVKTLACGICGSDLHALHHMEHMIELTSRANGGMTGGFDPRADTVFGHEFCAEILEHGPGTQGLLKAGTRIVSLPVTLTPAGGAEMLGFSNNLPGGFAERMILSEALLLEVPNGLPTDQAALTEPFAVGAHAVAKARLDPNSVCLVIGCGPVGLAVIAGLKARGHGPVIAADYSPRRRAAAEMLGADVIIDPAKESPHARWEGFGVPTARAAQSMIKMMGGSFGRPVVFECVGSPGIVQSLIEAAPAGAQIVVAGVCMETDKIEPAIAITKEIELTFVFGYSPEEFAQTLHDIAQGVIDVSGVVTGKVGLGGVAEAFVTLGDPEAHVKILVEPGRV; from the coding sequence ATGCGAGCGGTCATTCGGCGGAACAAGGCTCTGGTCTGCGACGAGATAGAGGACCTGAAGCCCGACACCGGCCAGGTGCTGGTCAAGACCCTGGCCTGCGGCATCTGCGGCTCGGACCTGCACGCCCTGCACCACATGGAGCACATGATCGAGCTGACCAGCCGCGCCAACGGCGGCATGACCGGCGGCTTCGATCCCCGCGCCGACACCGTGTTCGGCCACGAGTTCTGCGCCGAGATTCTGGAACACGGCCCCGGCACGCAAGGCCTGCTAAAGGCCGGGACCCGCATCGTCTCCCTGCCGGTCACCCTGACACCGGCCGGCGGGGCGGAGATGCTGGGCTTCTCCAACAACCTGCCCGGCGGCTTCGCCGAGCGGATGATCCTGTCGGAGGCCCTGCTGCTTGAGGTGCCCAACGGCCTGCCCACCGACCAGGCCGCGCTCACAGAGCCTTTCGCGGTCGGCGCCCATGCGGTGGCCAAGGCCAGGCTCGATCCCAACAGCGTCTGCCTGGTGATCGGCTGCGGTCCTGTGGGCCTGGCGGTGATCGCGGGCCTGAAGGCGCGCGGCCACGGCCCGGTCATCGCCGCCGACTACTCCCCTCGCCGCCGCGCCGCGGCCGAGATGCTGGGCGCCGACGTGATCATCGACCCCGCCAAGGAAAGCCCCCACGCCCGCTGGGAGGGCTTCGGCGTGCCGACGGCGCGGGCCGCCCAGAGCATGATCAAGATGATGGGCGGCAGCTTCGGCCGGCCGGTGGTCTTCGAATGCGTCGGCTCGCCGGGCATCGTCCAGAGCCTGATCGAGGCTGCCCCCGCCGGCGCCCAGATCGTGGTGGCCGGGGTCTGCATGGAGACCGACAAGATCGAGCCCGCCATCGCCATCACCAAGGAGATCGAGCTCACCTTCGTGTTCGGCTACAGCCCCGAGGAATTCGCTCAGACCCTGCACGACATCGCCCAGGGCGTGATCGACGTCAGTGGCGTGGTGACGGGGAAGGTCGGCCTAGGCGGCGTGGCCGAGGCGTTCGTGACGCTGGGCGACCCGGAAGCGCACGTGAAGATCCTGGTGGAGCCTGGGCGGGTTTAG
- a CDS encoding carotenoid 1,2-hydratase, with the protein MARLLAILAALLVLASPAATQTGPVLPLYPQVKPGVGLSFPFDHGAHPEFRTEWWYVTGWLKTADGQDLGFQVTFFRSRPSVDQRNPSAFAAKQILFAHAALSDPKVGKLLHDQRMARAGFGLAEAAVGDANLIIDDWTMRRATDGRFVTKVGGKAFTLDLAFRPTQPPLAQGEGGYSRKGPQPSQASHYYSLPQMVVSGTVTRAGKAVRVTGSAWLDREWSSTLLDPKAVGWDWVGLNLDDGGALMAFQVRDAAGKALWAGGSLRGKDGAVTRFTPDTVRFGAERLWRSPRTGGRYPVERSLTVRLPQGERRWMLKPLFDDQELDSRAAGGPIYWEGAVTTQGGRGYLELTGYVSPMKL; encoded by the coding sequence ATGGCCCGGCTGTTGGCGATCCTCGCGGCTCTGCTGGTGCTGGCCAGCCCCGCGGCCACCCAGACCGGGCCGGTCCTGCCGCTCTATCCCCAGGTGAAGCCTGGCGTGGGCCTGAGCTTCCCCTTCGACCACGGGGCCCACCCTGAGTTCCGCACCGAGTGGTGGTACGTCACCGGCTGGCTGAAGACCGCCGACGGCCAGGACCTGGGCTTCCAGGTGACCTTCTTCCGCTCCCGTCCCAGCGTCGATCAGCGCAATCCCAGCGCCTTTGCCGCCAAGCAGATCCTGTTCGCCCACGCCGCCCTGTCGGACCCCAAGGTCGGCAAGCTGCTGCACGACCAGCGCATGGCCCGCGCCGGCTTCGGACTGGCCGAGGCGGCGGTGGGCGATGCGAACCTCATCATCGACGACTGGACGATGCGGCGCGCCACCGACGGCCGGTTCGTGACCAAGGTCGGGGGCAAGGCCTTCACCCTCGACCTGGCCTTCCGCCCCACCCAGCCGCCGCTGGCGCAGGGGGAGGGCGGCTACAGCCGCAAGGGGCCGCAGCCCAGCCAGGCCAGCCACTATTACAGCCTGCCGCAGATGGTCGTGTCGGGGACCGTAACGCGGGCAGGCAAAGCGGTGCGGGTGACAGGCTCGGCCTGGCTCGACCGTGAATGGTCCTCGACCCTGCTCGATCCCAAGGCGGTGGGCTGGGATTGGGTCGGCCTCAATCTCGATGATGGCGGCGCGCTCATGGCCTTCCAGGTCCGCGACGCGGCTGGCAAGGCGCTTTGGGCCGGCGGCTCGCTACGCGGCAAGGACGGGGCGGTGACCAGGTTCACCCCGGACACGGTGCGGTTCGGCGCCGAACGCCTCTGGCGCTCGCCAAGGACCGGCGGCCGCTATCCGGTGGAACGATCGCTGACCGTCCGACTGCCGCAGGGCGAACGGCGCTGGATGCTCAAGCCGCTGTTCGACGACCAGGAACTCGACAGCCGGGCGGCGGGTGGTCCGATCTACTGGGAGGGGGCCGTTACGACCCAAGGCGGGCGGGGCTATCTGGAACTAACCGGTTATGTGAGCCCGATGAAGCTTTGA
- a CDS encoding FtsX-like permease family protein gives MAADRPQTLAARWMILGEWRAHPMRAVTAAVAIAVGVALGLAVHLVNASALNEFSQAVSTVNGDAELQVRGVSPVGFDEGLYPTLARLPGVAAASPVVELEARAKGADGPVTLIGLDVLRAAYVTPSLLGRPAGADAAHGPTSEAAFDDNAVLLSQAALEALRVKPDDRLDLTAAGRAVPLRVAGTLPGVPEGQQIAVMDIAAAQWRFGQIGKLQRIDLRLDQGADAGRVRAAIARVLPADAQLVSRESEARRSDALSRAYRVNLDMLALMALLTGGFLVYSAQSLAVARRRAQFALLRVLGVRRRALLGQVLAEGGVVGLVGGVVGLGLGLALASGVLALLGGDLGGGYFGGVEPELVFAPGAALVFLVLGLLTAMGGSLIPAREAARAQPAVALKNVGDAVDPRVAPRIWPSVLLLAAGAAAAFAPAVWGIPLFGYGAMALLLAGGVAAMPWIARTLLTPLQRVRVAGAAVDLAFKRLWGAPSQAAVALCGIVASTSLMVAMAVMVSSFRGSVDDWLGQVLADDLYVRAEASGGGFDPATQAALARTPGVARMVFQTSTSLRLSADQPPLAVLIRPFDARRMPMIASATAPAGATPVWVSEPAAWLYGWKPGQSITLPISGRAAPFFVAGIWRDYSNQHGAVALDSADYTRLTGDTFRAGAAVELTPGAKPQAVIAALRARMPPGLDVDFAEPKTLRAFALRLFDRSFAVTYGLEAIAILVGLAGVAATVSAQTLARTKEFGMLRHLGVTRSQIVAMLATEGAVLGAVGVLAGIGLGLVMSQVLIHVVNPQSFHWTMETKLPWALLASVAAALVAAAAGTALLAGRRALSADAVRAVREDW, from the coding sequence ATGGCGGCTGACCGTCCCCAGACGCTGGCCGCGCGCTGGATGATCCTCGGCGAGTGGCGGGCCCACCCGATGCGGGCGGTGACCGCCGCCGTGGCCATCGCGGTCGGGGTCGCGCTGGGCCTGGCGGTGCATCTGGTCAACGCCTCGGCGCTCAACGAATTCTCTCAAGCCGTTTCGACGGTCAATGGCGACGCCGAACTGCAGGTGCGCGGCGTCTCGCCGGTCGGCTTCGACGAGGGCCTATATCCGACGCTGGCCCGTTTGCCAGGCGTCGCGGCGGCGAGCCCGGTGGTGGAGCTCGAGGCCAGGGCCAAGGGCGCGGACGGACCGGTGACCCTGATCGGCCTGGACGTGCTCCGCGCCGCCTATGTGACGCCGAGCCTGCTGGGCCGCCCGGCCGGCGCCGACGCCGCCCATGGTCCGACCAGCGAGGCGGCTTTCGACGACAACGCCGTGCTGCTCTCGCAAGCCGCGCTCGAGGCCCTGCGGGTCAAGCCGGACGACCGGCTCGATCTGACCGCCGCCGGTCGCGCCGTGCCCCTGCGGGTGGCTGGGACACTGCCCGGCGTGCCCGAGGGCCAGCAGATCGCCGTCATGGACATCGCCGCGGCCCAGTGGCGGTTCGGCCAGATCGGCAAGCTGCAGCGCATCGACCTGCGCCTGGACCAGGGCGCCGACGCGGGCCGGGTGCGCGCCGCCATCGCCAGGGTCCTGCCGGCCGACGCCCAACTGGTTAGCCGCGAGAGCGAGGCCCGGCGCAGCGACGCGCTCAGCCGCGCCTATCGGGTCAATCTGGACATGCTGGCCCTGATGGCCCTGCTGACTGGCGGGTTCCTGGTCTATTCGGCCCAGTCCCTTGCCGTGGCGCGGCGCCGGGCCCAGTTCGCCCTGCTCCGGGTGCTGGGGGTGCGCCGCCGCGCCCTGCTGGGCCAGGTGCTGGCCGAGGGGGGTGTTGTCGGGCTGGTGGGCGGGGTTGTGGGCCTGGGCCTCGGCCTGGCCCTGGCGAGCGGAGTCCTGGCCCTGCTGGGCGGCGACCTCGGCGGCGGCTATTTCGGCGGCGTCGAGCCTGAGCTGGTCTTCGCGCCTGGCGCGGCCCTGGTGTTCCTGGTCCTGGGCCTGCTCACGGCCATGGGCGGCAGCCTGATCCCCGCGCGGGAGGCGGCCCGCGCCCAGCCCGCCGTCGCCCTGAAGAACGTCGGCGACGCCGTCGACCCGCGGGTGGCGCCGCGGATCTGGCCGTCGGTCCTGCTGCTGGCGGCCGGCGCGGCGGCGGCCTTCGCCCCGGCCGTCTGGGGGATTCCGCTGTTCGGCTACGGCGCCATGGCCCTGCTGCTGGCCGGCGGGGTGGCGGCCATGCCCTGGATCGCCCGGACCCTGCTGACGCCCTTGCAGCGCGTGCGGGTGGCAGGTGCGGCCGTCGACCTGGCCTTCAAGCGTCTGTGGGGCGCGCCGTCCCAGGCGGCGGTGGCGCTGTGCGGGATCGTGGCCAGCACCAGCCTGATGGTGGCCATGGCGGTGATGGTGTCGAGCTTCCGGGGCTCCGTGGACGACTGGCTGGGCCAGGTCCTGGCCGACGACCTCTATGTCCGCGCCGAGGCCTCCGGCGGCGGCTTCGATCCGGCGACCCAGGCGGCCCTGGCGCGGACGCCCGGCGTGGCGCGGATGGTCTTCCAAACCTCCACCAGCCTGCGCCTCTCCGCCGACCAGCCGCCGCTGGCGGTGCTGATCCGCCCCTTCGACGCGCGCCGGATGCCGATGATCGCCAGCGCCACGGCGCCCGCGGGCGCCACGCCGGTCTGGGTCTCGGAGCCCGCCGCCTGGCTCTATGGCTGGAAGCCGGGCCAGAGCATCACCCTGCCCATCAGCGGCAGGGCGGCGCCGTTCTTCGTGGCCGGGATCTGGCGCGACTATTCCAACCAGCATGGGGCGGTCGCCCTGGACTCCGCCGACTATACCCGCCTGACCGGCGACACCTTCCGCGCCGGGGCGGCGGTGGAACTGACGCCCGGCGCCAAGCCCCAGGCGGTTATCGCCGCCCTGCGCGCCCGGATGCCGCCCGGCCTGGACGTCGACTTCGCCGAACCCAAGACCCTGCGCGCCTTCGCGCTACGCCTGTTCGACCGCAGCTTCGCGGTGACCTATGGCCTGGAGGCCATCGCCATTCTTGTAGGGCTGGCCGGGGTGGCGGCCACGGTCTCGGCCCAGACCCTGGCGCGCACCAAGGAGTTCGGCATGCTGCGCCACCTGGGCGTCACCCGCTCGCAGATCGTCGCCATGCTGGCCACCGAGGGCGCGGTTCTGGGGGCGGTCGGGGTGCTTGCCGGGATCGGCCTGGGCCTGGTCATGAGCCAGGTGCTGATCCACGTGGTCAATCCGCAGTCCTTCCACTGGACCATGGAGACCAAGCTGCCCTGGGCGCTGCTGGCCAGCGTGGCGGCCGCCCTGGTCGCGGCGGCGGCGGGCACGGCCCTGCTGGCCGGCCGCCGGGCGCTGTCGGCCGACGCCGTGCGCGCCGTGCGGGAGGACTGGTGA